From a single Lentisphaera profundi genomic region:
- a CDS encoding TraR/DksA family transcriptional regulator produces the protein MSTRKPTQVDIQLDLPRYRGNKKQRYEQLIDLRAQLVDQVSMLNGVNLQVDRNAGEDGGDVGSDNFMREINLNVMSDEGIKVQLVQQAIERLDQGKYGRCVDCREDIAEARLDALPYAKLCVGCKSTRESQGVAHFTNNTIGTDFTE, from the coding sequence ATGTCTACACGCAAACCTACTCAAGTTGATATTCAATTAGATCTGCCAAGATACCGTGGGAACAAGAAACAACGTTATGAGCAACTTATTGACCTCCGCGCTCAACTCGTTGATCAAGTCTCAATGCTTAATGGCGTCAACCTCCAAGTAGATAGAAATGCCGGCGAAGACGGTGGCGATGTTGGTTCAGATAACTTCATGCGCGAAATCAACCTCAATGTTATGAGTGACGAAGGCATTAAAGTCCAACTTGTTCAGCAAGCTATCGAAAGATTAGATCAAGGCAAATATGGTCGTTGCGTTGACTGCCGTGAAGATATTGCTGAAGCACGTCTCGATGCCCTTCCTTACGCTAAGCTTTGCGTAGGCTGCAAGAGTACTCGTGAATCTCAAGGTGTCGCTCACTTTACCAATAATAC
- the zwf gene encoding glucose-6-phosphate dehydrogenase produces the protein MNKPVSVVIMGASGNLALTKLLPSLYTLFTSGALPAQFSISGYARTAMSHDEFRAKVKANLMDSVEETQLVEALVKNFLDKIYYHAGNYDSAEDFVQLKAELDDINADFGEDIKRVFYLSIPPAVFEPVINSLRESQLVEKGNLDHFVVVEKPFGYDTDSARELNATIGKTFDESQVCRIDHYLGKEAIQNLMVMRFANIIFEPVWNRNYVESVTISWEEDKAIGDRGGYFDDAGIIRDVIQNHLLQILALVAMEQPTELTSDDIANEKNRVLRAMEPFKDEDVVIGQYTDGVCSGRSVNSYRDEPGVPKDSKRDTFAAIRCEINNQRWSGVPFIVKAGKAMTKSMTEITIQFKDVAGSIFANSPHHPNKLVIRVQPEAGMIFNITNKVPGKGMVLKDVKMDFTYNSGFDVAMPGAYERLLLDAINGDKSLFISYEELIQSWELFTPILKKIDKGEKDVHFYRAGTSGPDAANFE, from the coding sequence ATGAATAAGCCAGTTTCGGTAGTGATAATGGGTGCATCAGGTAATTTAGCATTGACTAAGTTATTGCCAAGTTTATATACACTATTTACTTCAGGAGCCCTTCCTGCGCAGTTTTCTATATCTGGTTATGCTCGTACAGCGATGAGTCACGATGAATTTCGTGCAAAAGTAAAAGCAAACCTCATGGATAGTGTTGAAGAAACTCAATTAGTAGAGGCTCTGGTCAAAAACTTCCTCGATAAGATTTATTATCATGCAGGGAATTATGATTCGGCAGAAGATTTTGTACAACTTAAAGCTGAATTAGACGACATTAATGCTGATTTTGGTGAGGATATTAAGCGCGTCTTTTATCTATCTATTCCACCGGCAGTATTTGAGCCAGTCATTAATTCACTTCGCGAAAGTCAATTAGTAGAGAAAGGCAACCTCGATCATTTTGTTGTTGTAGAAAAACCTTTTGGTTACGACACGGATTCGGCACGTGAGTTAAATGCTACGATTGGAAAAACTTTTGACGAGAGCCAAGTCTGTCGCATTGACCATTACTTGGGTAAAGAAGCCATTCAGAACCTGATGGTAATGCGTTTTGCGAATATTATTTTTGAGCCCGTTTGGAATAGAAACTACGTTGAGTCAGTAACAATTAGCTGGGAAGAAGATAAAGCTATTGGAGACCGCGGGGGCTATTTTGATGATGCGGGCATTATTCGAGATGTTATTCAAAATCATTTATTACAGATCCTTGCACTTGTGGCAATGGAGCAACCAACTGAACTCACTTCAGATGATATTGCCAATGAAAAAAATCGAGTTCTTCGCGCAATGGAGCCTTTCAAGGACGAAGATGTGGTCATAGGTCAATATACCGATGGGGTATGTTCGGGACGTTCGGTTAATTCTTATAGAGATGAGCCAGGTGTCCCTAAAGATTCTAAACGTGATACTTTTGCAGCGATTCGTTGTGAGATCAATAATCAGCGTTGGAGTGGAGTACCGTTTATCGTTAAAGCTGGTAAGGCAATGACGAAAAGCATGACAGAAATCACTATTCAATTCAAAGATGTTGCTGGAAGTATTTTTGCCAATTCACCTCATCATCCCAATAAGTTGGTGATTCGTGTTCAGCCAGAAGCTGGTATGATTTTCAACATAACTAATAAAGTTCCAGGTAAGGGCATGGTCTTAAAAGATGTTAAGATGGACTTTACTTACAATAGTGGCTTTGATGTAGCAATGCCTGGCGCATACGAAAGGCTTTTACTTGACGCAATTAATGGTGATAAAAGTTTATTTATTTCTTATGAAGAACTGATTCAGTCTTGGGAACTATTTACTCCGATACTTAAAAAAATAGATAAGGGTGAAAAAGACGTTCACTTTTATCGTGCGGGAACGTCAGGACCTGATGCAGCTAATTTTGAATAG